In the Gossypium arboreum isolate Shixiya-1 chromosome 10, ASM2569848v2, whole genome shotgun sequence genome, one interval contains:
- the LOC108489471 gene encoding protein SCAR3, with amino-acid sequence MPLVRAEVRNEYRLGKPELYKEAIREDPKAVLDGVVVAGLVGILRQLGDLAEFAAEVFHGLQEQVISTASRSHKLTVRVQRIEAALPPLEKAVLSQTSHIHFAYTAGSQWHPRMLNEKNHFISNDLPRFIMDSYEVCRDPPPLHLLDKFDAGGPGSCLKRYSDSTYFKKASGISIEEDAEKDPRNRKTRKSEKRRSSHRSSKLSRGVSLLNHSGRMQFTSPVDNGRISSSQTASTVDMALKSEVGEHSSSFDSRTGSGYNESVSELGSSMLPEEHEPKELSSRLMHETDTLGSDFPVQQTRVIDDNFSVSSSQEQISPSPSYLTWDEKAEIVESKAGNWDRGEVPEMNFDVDVQETGVANIVDGDQMDIPSNHMDSVRSSSIENQNYEIESEPEYYMDALNTIESESENDIGCQCHTKREVEQWSEKDVECQTKCEVEQNDGANHVNNKNREDGILAVTDDNADRHQSIIESSASSNIISSNEISMSLPDPVPSANFASEQMLQILGKSSDPDNLSHSGLYMSDEIHKNSQVVSVISNPFESSASSDIILSEEISTSLPDPVSSQNFASEHMLQISGKSSDTDNLPCTDLYMSDEIQKNSQVESVINDPFESSASSNIIASNGISTSLPDPISSQNFASEQMLQISGKSSDPVNLPCTDLYMSGEIHKNSQVESVISDPFVSSASSNIISNNGISMSLPDPVSSQNFAGEHMLQNSGESSDPDNLPCTDLCTSDEIHKISQVESVISHPSSSSGSSVSDPASDRIINSVRDSQNSHREFCGVNSVGFWTNGGLLGLQPSKPPDFTVSTTGQGSAAKTSEAFGPQNLTVVALHDGPKGNSRKAVENAESTEKVPGSCSEKTSLPIADLDVNLEKPDTSHRNSSLDNLNGVGLSLNSSFSHGNKHPVNPNVRAASIESDEENDDNSSSMFGLGRKLLVNGFHRKVSINHDVESEPATSTKIGVSEQRNGQQSTSNQKIPWTTFSQQYGNGSPVNSLTSSPPLEHMKISFNPIDGFETSKLRLQFPDANHCQESVRDMFPAFQLVPVPAIPVHDVASDSDDDTFCRSAPYMSDDCLSHCSESISEQWESGETPASNDPELYDALSRLSSMESISSSLQIREAAINSIHVNGGNKSVIHGSGAEPSLFVLPDLPSFDTINPVLQDETKSNSNQKKHLELQNTMDLTSVSPTPPPAQWRVSKPCFDEAEERQHALSESLRHDLDLKLLGSTVSQKPKSPSFNQQQIDDAIALKPEKKVNEEKLNRQKEANQQISGQGVDEKEEFLHQIRSKSFNLRPTVTAKPSGTSGAPTNVSVITILQKANAIRQAVGSDDDEDEDNWSDN; translated from the exons ATGCCTCTGGTTAGAGCTGAAGTAAGGAACGAGTATCGGCTTGGTAAGCCGGAGCTTTACAAGGAAGCTATTAGGGAAGATCCTAAAGCTGTTCTCGATGGCGTCGTCGTTGCCGGTCTAGTCGGGATCTTACGGCAATTAGGCGACCTAGCTGA ATTTGCAGCTGAGGTTTTTCATGGATTACAAGAGCAAGTAATAAGCACAGCTTCTAGAAGTCATAAATTGACAGTTCGTGTGCAGCGGATTGAAGCCGCGCTTCCGCCCCTTGAGAAGGCTGTTCTTTCCCAAACAAGTCATATACACTTTGCTTACACAGCTG GTTCCCAGTGGCATCCTCGCATGCTCAATGAGAAAAATCATTTCATCTCCAATGACTTGCCACGTTTTATTATGGATTCCTATGAAGTTTGTCGTGACCCTCCACCTCTGCACTTGCTTGACAA ATTTGATGCTGGTGGCCCTGGATCTTGTTTGAAGAGATATTCAGATTCAACTTACTTCAAGAAAGCATCAGGTATCTCCATAGAAGAAGATGCTGAGAAAGACCCGAGAAATAGGAAGACTCGTAAAAGCGAG AAAAGAAGATCATCTCACAGGAGTAGCAAACTATCACGTGGTGTATCATTATTGAATCATAGTGGCAG AATGCAGTTTACTTCTCCGGTTGATAATGGGCGAATTTCTTCCTCTCAAACTGCATCTACAGTTGACATGGCACTGAAATCTGAAGTGGGAGAGCATTCCAGTTCATTTGATTCAAGAACTGGCTCTGGATATAATGAATCTGTTTCTGAACTGGGTTCATCCATGCTTCCTGAGGAACATGAACCCAAGGAACTTTCTTCAAGGTTGATGCATGAAACTGATACCCTTGGTTCAGATTTTCCTGTTCAACAAACTCGGGTTATAGATGATAACTTTTCAGTTAGTTCATCACAAGAGCAGATTTCTCCAAGTCCATCTTATTTAACGTGGGATGAAAAAGCAGAAATAGTGGAGTCCAAAGCAGGAAATTGGGACAGAGGTGAAGTTCCAGAGATGAACTTTGACGTAGATGTGCAGGAAACTGGAGTTGCCAATATTGTAGATGGTGACCAAATGGATATCCCGTCCAATCACATGGATTCTGTCCGATCAAGTTCTATTGAGaaccaaaattatgaaattgaaagtGAACCAGAATATTACATGGATGCACTGAACACAATAGAATCAGAATCTGAAAATGATATAGGGTGCCAGTGCCATACAAAACGAGAAGTGGAACAGTGGTCTGAAAAAGATGTTGAATGCCAAACAAAATGCGAAGTGGAGCAGAATGACGGTGCTAACCATGTTAACAATAAGAACAGAGAAGATGGGATCCTGGCGGTTACAGATGATAATGCAGACCGTCATCAATCTATAATTGAATCCTCTGCCTCATCCAATATCATTTCAAGCAATGAGATCTCCATGAGTTTACCTGATCCAGTTCCCTCAGCGAATTTTGCCAGTGAGCAGATGTTGCAAATCTTAGGGAAATCTTCTGATCCTGACAATTTATCCCATTCTGGTTTATACATGAGTgatgaaattcataaaaattcacaAGTGGTATCTGTCATCAGTAATCCATTTGAATCCTCTGCCTCATCCGATATCATTTTAAGTGAAGAGATCTCCACGAGTTTACCTGATCCAGTTTCCTCGCAGAATTTTGCCAGTGAACATATGTTGCAAATCTCAGGGAAATCTTCTGATACTGACAATTTACCCTGTACTGATTTATACATGAGTgatgaaattcaaaaaaattctCAAGTGGAATCTGTCATCAATGATCCATTTGAATCCTCTGCCTCATCCAATATCATTGCAAGCAATGGGATCTCCACAAGTTTACCTGATCCAATTTCCTCACAGAATTTTGCCAGTGAGCAGATGTTGCAAATCTCTGGGAAATCTTCTGATCCTGTCAATTTACCCTGTACTGATTTATACATGAGTGGtgaaattcataaaaattcacaAGTGGAATCTGTCATTAGTGATCCATTTGTATCCTCTGCCTCATCCAATATCATCTCTAACAATGGGATCTCCATGAGTTTACCTGATCCAGTTTCCTCACAGAATTTTGCCGGTGAACATATGTTGCAAAACTCGGGGGAATCTTCTGATCCTGACAATTTACCATGTACTGATTTATGCACAAGtgatgaaattcataaaatttcacaAGTGGAATCTGTCATCAGTCATCCATCATCATCCTCTGGCTCTTCAGTTTCTGATCCAGCTAGTGATAGAATCATAAACAGTGTGAGGGACTCTCAAAACTCCCATAGAGAATTTTGTGGTGTGAATTCAGTAGGGTTCTGGACAAATGGTGGTCTTTTGGGACTTCAGCCATCAAAACCTCCTGATTTTACTGTATCAACTACAGGGCAGGGCTCTGCAGCCAAAACTAGTGAGGCATTTGGTCCTCAAAATCTAACTGTTGTGGCTTTGCACGATGGACCCAAAGGAAATTCAAGAAAAGCTGTTGAGAATGCAGAAAGTACTGAGAAGGTTCCTGGTTCATGTAGTGAGAAAACTTCCCTTCCGATTGCTGATTTAGATGTTAACCTTGAAAAACCTGATACATCTCATCGTAATAGTAGTCTTGATAATTTAAATGGTGTTGGCTTGAGCTTAAACTCTTCATTCTCACACGGAAACAAGCACCCAGTCAATCCTAATGTTAGAGCTGCATCTATCGAATCTGATGAGGAGAATGATGACAACTCATCTAGTATGTTTGGACTTGGTCGTAAGTTACTTGTAAATGGTTTTCACAGAAAAGTGTCGATTAACCATGATGTTGAATCTGAACCAGCCACTTCTACTAAAATTGGGGTGTCTGAGCAGAGGAATGGGCAACAGAGCACCTCAAATCAGAAAATTCCTTGGACAACCTTCAGTCAGCAGTATGGAAATGGATCTCCTGTAAATTCGCTTACTTCTTCTCCACCACTTGAACATATGAAAATATCTTTCAACCCCATAGATGGATTTGAGACTTCTAAACTCAGATTGCAATTCCCTGATGCGAATCATTGTCAGGAAAGCGTTAGGGATATGTTTCCTGCTTTCCAATTGGTCCCAGTGCCTGCCATTCCTGTGCATGATGTTGCTTCAGACTCTGATGATGACACTTTCTGCAGATCAGCCCCTTACATGTCAGATGATTGTCTTAGTCATTGCTCTGAGTCAATTTCTGAGCAATGGGAATCTGGAGAAACCCCTGCAAGCAATGACCCTGAGCTGTATGATGCATTAAGCAGATTGTCATCAATGGAATCTATTTCAAGCTCTTTACAAATTAGGGAAGCTGCCATCAATAGTATCCATGTTAATGGGGGAAACAAAAGTGTAATTCATGGGAGTGGTGCAGAACCATCTCTATTTGTGTTGCCTGATCTCCCAAGTTTTGATACTATTAACCCTGTACTACAGGATGAAACCAAAAGCAATTCCAATCAAAAGAAACATCTAGAATTGCAAAATACAATGGACCTCACATCAGTATCTCCAACACCTCCTCCTGCACAATGGCGTGTTTCAAAACCCTGCTTTGATGAGGCTGAAGAAAGACAACATGCATTATCAGAGTCACTCAGACATGACCTTGATCTGAAACTTTTAGGATCTACCGTCTCTCAGAAGCCCAAATCACCCTCATTTAATCAACAACAAATAGATGATGCAATTGCATTAAAACCAGAAAAGAAG GTGAACGAAGAGAAGTTGAATAGGCAGAAAGAGGCAAACCAGCAGATTAGTGGCCAAGGGGTGGATGAGAAGGAAGAATTCTTGCATCAGATCAGAAGTAAA TCTTTCAACCTAAGACCCACGGTTACTGCAAAACCATCTGGTACTTCTGGTGCCCCCACCAATGTCTCAGTCATCACGATTTTGCAGAAAGCAAATGCAATCCGTCAG GCTGTTGGGAGTGATGACGATGAAGATGAGGATAACTGGAGCGACAATTAA
- the LOC108488928 gene encoding dof zinc finger protein DOF1.5, which yields MVMAGQEADGQGIKLFGKTITLHGRQVVKEEQNKEDHHHHHPTVSKRPDKIIPCPRCKSMETKFCYFNNYNVNQPRHFCKGCQRYWTAGGALRNVPVGAGRRKVKPPGRDLGGFSEGCLYDDGSSGLVQQFELEGIVLDEWHVAASNGGFRQVFPMKRRRISCSGGQPY from the coding sequence ATGGTTATGGCTGGCCAAGAAGCTGATGGTCAAGGAATCAAGCTATTTGGGAAAACAATTACGTTGCATGGAAGACAAGTAGTAAAAGAAGAGCAAAACAAAGaagatcatcatcatcatcatccaacGGTATCCAAGAGGCCAGATAAGATCATACCATGTCCTAGATGCAAGAGCATGGAGACTAAATTTTGTTACTTCAATAACTACAACGTTAACCAGCCCAGACATTTCTGTAAAGGTTGTCAGAGGTATTGGACGGCAGGTGGGGCACTTAGGAACGTTCCGGTTGGGGCTGGTCGTCGGAAAGTTAAGCCACCGGGTCGTGATCTTGGTGGGTTCTCGGAAGGGTGTTTGTATGATGATGGGTCTAGTGGGCTGGTACAACAGTTTGAGTTGGAAGGGATTGTGTTAGATGAGTGGCATGTAGCGGCATCGAATGGTGGTTTCCGGCAAGTGTTTCCGATGAAACGGAGGCGGATAAGTTGCTCAGGTGGTCAACCTTATTGA